GAACATATCTTGCATTCACAGTCCTCaacaggtaaacccctcatACAATTTATGTTTCGACACCTTTCAAGTAAGAAAATTTCCGCCAATTCAGTTGTTGGTATGACTTTTTTGCTAGATAAAAAGCTTCCAACACCCATTTTTATTGCAACAAAAAACTCCAGTTGAGTCTTGTGACACTTTGTGAGAGTCTCATTGGTAAGATCACATCTCCTATTTAATCTGTTCTGAAGGACAACTAAATGGTCATCTTTTCTCTCAATTAGGTTCCTCAAGTATTCCTTTGTTGATTCAAGTGTTTCATGGGGAAGCTCTTGCACAATCTGAGCCATAAGAGGAATAGATTCAGAAACAATTTCTCTAAGGATTCTTTCAGGCCTAGAAATCTTCACTGGACTTTGTAAATCATCAATTGTTGGTCTTGCAGGCAACTCAGatggaaaaaaagaaatgttATCTGAAGTTTCCTTAGGTAAAACTTGATTGGTAGGAATTGGCCTAAATCGGCTATGAACTGAACCATTAGTTCCTTCTCCACAATTCCAGATGTGATCAACAGAAAAATCAGTCGAATTCCGAGTAAGAGAGCAACTCATATTGTGGGAAAAAGGGTGGGAGTAAGAGCATGACAATGAAGCGGAATGAGTATTATTATGCGATGATGGTTGAAGATCGAATCTATTTGAACCAGCCAAAGACAGTGAAACATCAGGCAAAGCCAAAGAAAGGTTAAGGGGGGTTTCAATTTTTTCTGCCTCCTCATGTCTAGATGAATTCCCATTACCATTAACCCCTTTACTAGTACTACTCTCATTCATTTGAAGAAAATCCCTTTCAACCCATCTCTTGTTACTTTCCTCCAACACTTCTTTCCCTTTATAGCTCACAAACCCAAGTTTCGAGTTTTCACAAAGGTAGCTAAGAGTCAACTCTTGGCAGCTAGGAGGAGTTATTTTCGAAACACCATCCATTTCTGATACCGATTTTCCAAGAAAATCTCTTCCCCCTACACCAAGGTTATCCTCCTCAGATCTGTAACTTGAATTTTCCaccatttttaatttaaaaaaaacaggATCAAAATACTTACAGGTAGAAAGAATTTCAGAGAGAAGCTGCTGCGCAGAGAATCTTCTGCTCTGCACTCAATAGCTGTCCTCtgactctctctctctctctatctataaaataaagatatttaCGACTAACTCCATTTGCAACGGCTGCATCTTGTCTTTTACGTTTTAAATTACTTAACACCTCCTCTATTTTACCTTATTTGCCCATCTCCCCTAAATCTTTTGCTTACTCAACTAATTATTAATAACATACTTACAAACAATATCAAAACTAGAGTAATTATACCTAACAACTAATTGCGCTCTAACCCTTTCCTCCCTCCTAATCAATATgattcatttttggaaaaacttCATAATATggcaaacattcatatatattcaagaaaaatagctacgttttatttttttcatgttatatggatataattagactataaatagcaaagttaattatatacaaataaatattttttacatatatttaatataataaataaatattaaataggaaagTAATTATTGAATGCCTAATTAATTATGGCAGGCACATTTGTGATCTTTTCCCATGTTTACCATCATcaaatttttctctttcatcaatattcatacatcacatattttcttatccccccccccctcccaaattcattcaaattcaagatcctttACATCACTGCAGGAgcgatttttgtgattttgtatCCATCAGGTATCTTCTAATTGCATATTTATCTCGTTTTTATGAGCATTATATATCTACACATCTAcactttcttctattttcatAGGGTTTTGATTCAAGAATTTGTTTATCCTTTTCAATGGCTGAAATTGATACTCCGGGGAGGGTTACTAGAGGTATACATTTATTTGACAAATTGTTGGATGAACTACCTTCTTTTGATTTGTGTATTACTCAACAACAAGCCAAAAATCCAGGCTCTATTGCTACAATGGAGAatgaaagaagaacaaaaaaggtTAATGACCATATACCCTTAAATTTGCTTGAAGAAATCGAACATGCAAAATTAGTAAAGAGGAAAAAAGGTTCCGGAGTGAAAACTAATAttgaaaaaaggagaaaagtcaacaATATTGATTCAAGTGGGTGCAGGAACAAGAGGAAAAGGAAATTGAGATTTGtatgctttatttttttagtttaatgtcATTTACTTATCTATCTCAAGTTCTCAACACATGTATTGTGTGTCATTGTCATTATGGATTGTcctcttgtatttaaattgtcaGAAAATTTGATTTCGTATGTATATAGTTGttaaaaaatgagtacaagaagaacatgaacaaaaaagagattgagggttctttgattgtcaattttgtatatagtagaatacttatatacatagacatttgtattattatataaccACAAGTTGAACTGTTGATGCGTGAatacaattatatttgaatacatAAGTACTTtgtcaaatttaaaaagttgattagGGAATTCAAGTATAGTTGAATACATCAATACTATATTGTTggccttttcaaaattttatttagagaATACTTATACAGTTTGATACCCACAAATTGTATCTTTTTTGCTCGTTTGTCTAATGTATCCATACTTATACAATTTAATACGCACTAATTGTATCTTTTTTGCTCGTTTGTCTAATGTATTCATATTTTTGCTTAACAACAGTGTTGAAATGTAtccatatttatatacatagatacttGTATTGTTATATAAGCACAAGTTGAAATGTTGATTTGTGAATACAGTTATATCTAGATAGATAAGTATTATATCcaagataaaaaaattgatttgggaATACAAGTCTAGCTGTATCCAACGTATTCATTTTTGtgtttaacaacaatgtattcattGTATTCTATAttggtgtattcattttttgtttaacaactAGTGTATCTATTGCCATGTAGTTCACCTATTCAAAATCGAAATACTTAACCTTCATtcacaaattcaacaatttgcTTACATACAAAAActtgaattaacaaaaaaaaaattattaatacctTTACAACGTCAGAATAAGAAATATGGAGACAACAAGAAAATTGAGTATGATGTATCACAATTTTTGTTAAGCTGATAAAGAATATGACCTGATATGTctttaaataagtaatttttagttataaagTTAATTATGGAAAGTTGCTCGTTGTATGGGCGTAATGTAAGGATAGTGGGTTATATTTAGAGTCAATTCCTTATTTAGTTTGTTGTACTTAAAGATGtattaatgtataaataaaaaaaataaaaaactatacaaaaatacaGCAAAAAAGTGATATAAATTGTAGTCATTTATTGTAAATAACATACTTATAGCTATTGGTATTCATTaaccctataaatatagttatttttgtaagttgctcttcatttttttagtcggtttaaaaaatataatacatttttatatttcataacaatttaacttattttagatcataaattcaaaattctttgtttctttcttaaactttgcaccaagtcaagctacatcatataaattgaaacgaatGGAGTATTTCATATTAAGAATCTTAGTAAAAGATTAATTAGTGTATGAGGAACTTATGTGACTAAATTTAGAATGAAATCTTAAGCGCCTACGTACATTGGTGTAGAGGATCAAGTCATGATGTAGTTCATAAAGAGTGATTTTCTTGTGTGTGTATCTTAACTATTGTCTAGTCCGCCTCTTTCGAGATTTTCATCCTAGCAGACCTTTTTTGGACGATGCATAATTTATACTCTTGCGAGCCAAGAGTGACATGCAGTTTATACTCGTGCGTTAAGGATCATTTCAACCGGAAGATTTTTCTTGTATTTGAGGAGCTTTACAGCTTCAATATTTGGCTTGACTTTGAGGAGTTTTGTGATATATAGTTTAAACTCGTACAACAAGGAGCATTGTGACTTGTATATTTAGCTCAAATTTAAAGACTTTTACAATTTGAAGATTTATTTCAAAAGAGTTTTGCCACTTGGAGATTTAGCTCAAATTTTAAAGAGCTTTTCGATTGAAGTATTAAGCTCAAATTTGAAAAGCAAGTGATTTAGGCTCATGCGTCCTAGAGCATTTTAACTtgacttcaatatttttttgaatgtgAGAAATTTTGCAATATCCATATAAGCGTATGCATCAAAGAGAATGGCAACTTGAAGAGTTAAGCTCAAATTTAAAGAGCTTTCCAATTTGAAAGAATTACTAAAACTTGAAGATCTTCCAACTTGGGATTTAGCTCTAAACTGAAGAAATTCTTGACATACAATTTAGACTTGTATCTCAATGAGCATTTTAATGTGTAATTAAGGCTTATGTGATGATGAGCTATATAATTTATGGCTTATGCTTGTGTGATGATGAGCTTTTTAACGTGTAGTTTAGGCTTATACAATTAGGAGTATTTTAACTTGTAGTTTAGGCTCATGCGATATATATATCTCAATGAGAATTTTAATGTCTAATTAAGGCTTATGTGATGATGAGCTATATAATTTATGGTTTATGCTTGTGCGATGATGAGCTTTTTAACGTGTAGTTTAGGCTTATACAATTAGGAGTATTTTAACTTGCAGTTTAGCCTCATGTGATATATACATGGACTCTCTAATTCATCATGAAATGCAAACTTGTCCCCACTGTggagttattttatatattcatatttgGAGGGTTCACAAACATGTAACCATTGATCTCCACTTCTAGACATGCTCAATTTCAAATCATGTGCATGGGTCTCCAACTTTCTAAATGTATTGGGCTTTAACTCTTGCAAAATGTAGTGAAGACCTCAAACATTTCTTGAATGCACATTTCATTACTGGAAGTTTCATTAAGGCAATCTTTGAAGTTGAGGATCAAGCTCCTCCAATGATTGATGAAGTCAATAACGACTCACCTTTACGTTGACGTGCATTTGTAAGTTCTATCATACTCACAATACGCCTTATTATAGAAATGATTGAGGAATTCTTGTTCCAATTGCTCCCAACTATCTGTAGAACCATGTTAGAGATTTGTGTATCAATCAAAagcatttaaaatgagagatcAAACGAATTATTTGATGACATAATTATTATAAGTCTGAGCATTATAGAAAGTCTCgatgaaatatattatatgttgttTAGCATTTCTTTTGCATCAACTTGGTGGAACTTAGGAGatgaatttttttgtcaaaaacaTCATTAAACTATACCCCATCTTAAACTACATCATTAATTATCCTTCTTAATAGAAAATATCCtcaagtatttaaaatttaacaacTTTCATCCTTTTGTTAAAATTTGTCAAACAATTAATGGATTTCACACGAAAACATGTTCAATTCACACTACTCTCAACAAAACTTAGGATGCGAGTTTTTTTTTGCTAAAGCATCCTTAAACTATATACCCCAATTTAAACTACATCCTGGAATTATCCTTCTTAACAGAAAATATTCCCAAGTATTTAAAACTTACTAACTTTCATCCTTTTGTTAAAGTTTATCAAACTATTAATGGATTTCACACAAAAACATGTATAGTTCACACTACACTCAACAAAAAAATTCCTCCATAATTCATTATCGTTGGACAAAgctcccaaaaaaaaagaaatttaaagtaTATGAGACCCTTGTTTGTTGAAAATTAAAGTTAGGACAGTGTGAACCTGCAAAGAGACATTATCTGCTCTTCTTCTCCTTTACCAACTGAACGAAGTTTGAGTTTAATTTGACATCATCTTCACTTTATTCAAAGTCAAAATGAAATTagatcaacattttttttttgtgaaaatatgATAGTTGAGGTGATCAAGATTCTTATTTTCGTATCTGGCACTCGAGCTTCGTTCTCCTTTATTGAAAGTAAAAGTCTCAGATCGACACCACTTATTGCAGAttcaatgaaaagaaaatatttcatctGATAGTTCTTTGatatcaaatcaaatgaaaaataaatgaaaataaaattgttgataaaaaaatttgtatAATGTTAAGCATTGTTGCCAAATAAATccacaacaatattttagaTGTATCTCAGAATGAAGAGAATTTTTTAATCTAAGGTGATTTATGTAGttttattgggagtagtatgaACTACACATGTTTTTGTGTggatttcattaatttttttaacaa
The DNA window shown above is from Solanum stenotomum isolate F172 chromosome 6, ASM1918654v1, whole genome shotgun sequence and carries:
- the LOC125868542 gene encoding protein OBERON 3-like, yielding MVENSSYRSEEDNLGVGGRDFLGKSVSEMDGVSKITPPSCQELTLSYLCENSKLGFVSYKGKEVLEESNKRWVERDFLQMNESSTSKGVNGNGNSSRHEEAEKIETPLNLSLALPDVSLSLAGSNRFDLQPSSHNNTHSASLSCSYSHPFSHNMSCSLTRNSTDFSVDHIWNCGEGTNGSVHSRFRPIPTNQVLPKETSDNISFFPSELPARPTIDDLQSPVKISRPERILREIVSESIPLMAQIVQELPHETLESTKEYLRNLIERKDDHLVVLQNRLNRRCDLTNETLTKCHKTQLEFFVAIKMGVGSFLSSKKVIPTTELAEIFLLERCRNINCMRGLPVEDCECKICSTKKGFCSECMCPICLNFDCANNTCSWVGCDACSHWCHAVCGIQKNLIKPGPTEMQFYCIGCGHASEMFGFVKDVFTSCAKDWGKETLVKELDCVQKIFQRSQDFKGKELHLKADELRIKLQKNMISPPDVCNFIIHFFNYTEGLSEFPDKDFSGRKKDVVSLPASTSVAPKSSPYNISSSSGRKDVIFDEHHQQKDVKPSFMPEKIVEDEWSVKRLKKDELASLESIVRIKEAEARMFQNRADDARREAESFRRVARMKSEKLDDEYSEKLARLCLQETEERRRKKLEELKVLENSHCDYYKMKIRMESDITGLLKRMEATKQLWV